AATATAGGACCCCAAAAAAGACGGACCAACATCACCAAAAGAACAAATCCCGCGAGCATCAGACCCCAGTGGATATAGGCCAATCTAAAGTAACAGGACCGAGATAACTATCCAATCTGAATACCATCCCCATCTCCCAGGAGCAGCCTGCCGCACGCATATGATTTGTCCGCTAGGGTAGCCGCCACATGAGCAAGCCTCTTCACACCAGCCTGGAATCTTGTCTTGTCTTCCTCCTTAAGCAGCCTTGCCCAGTATAACATAAAAGAGCAAGCGGTGAAGACAACCTCCAAAGGAGTACGAGCATTATACTTGTCAAAAGTAGTTTTGTTACGAAGGCACCAAACTGCCCAACACACGGCCGCAATAATCATCATATAAAATTTCTTCCCTCCTGGAAAGAACTTGTATAGCCAAGAAAAGCATTGCCAAATAGAACTGGGGGCACAAGAGGCCCCGCTGTCAACCCCAGCACGCCCTAGGCCGTGCGGGCGAGCGGACAAGTGAAAAAGAGATGATTAGCAGTTTCCACATCCGTGCAAAAAGAGCACACATGATTTCCTGGCCAATTCCTATATCGCATGTTATCGCGCGTAAGCATAGCATTTTGGAATAGCTGCCATAGAAAAAAATCATGGGGATCGCAGCTTTCCACACCCCTTTATAGTTAGGGCCAGATAAGTCTCTCTCCAGCCACTCGTACACAAATTTAGTGGTAAATTTACCCCCACTATTCAAGGACCAGGAAACAATGTCAGGATTCTCATTCAAAGATTTCTTTCTAGCATTGCACACCACCCAGTTCCATTGCTCCTCTAATGTACCAAACAACCTACGTCTAAAAGCTAGATCGTAGTTGTTGGCTGCAAAGGAGGCAATAGTGCAATCTTGATTTTGACAGATGTCATATAAGATAGGAAAACGATCCCGTAATGTGCAGTTATCTATCCATGGGTTGTGCCAAACCCTGGCTAAATCCCCTTTATTAATGATGATTCTCCTCCCAGCCATATAAGTATCTTTGACCTTCATAATGGATTTCCAGCAAGGAGAATCAGAAAAATGGCTGCAGATATTCACAACAGTTTTGTTCCTGAAATATTTCGCTCGGACAATATGTTGCCATAGTCCATCATTAGTTTCTAAGTTCCACCACCATTTCACAAGGAGACTAATGTTTTGCTTGTGAAGATCTTTTATCCCCAAGCCACCAATTCTCTTCGACCGGCAAACCCTAGCCCATTTAACCATGTGATAAGCACgcttcttattcttcctcctccAAAAGAAGCATCTGCGATGCTTATTAATCTTCTCAATAAATGTTTTGTTAAAGAGGAACATGGACATCAGGTAGGATGGAATACCATCCAATCTAGAATCTAGTAAAGTGAGTCTAGCACCCGAGGAGGCTGCATATGCAACCCATGCATCAAGTTTTTTTGACCATTTTGGCATCTAAGAAATCCAGCTCAATGTTCTTAAGAGTGGAATAGGTAACTGGTACTCCCAAGTACCTCATGGGTAAGGTTCCCACACGACAGCCAAATATCTCTGCATATATCCTGTCAGTTTCATTATCCCCTCCCACCACAAACACCTCACTCTTATCGTAATTGATTTTCAACCCAGACATGAGCTCGAAAATATACAACAACAGCTTGACATTGACAGCCTTGTCAATATCATGTTCAAAACATAGGACAGTGTCGTCAGCATATTGAAGGATGCCCACCCCTCCCACAATTAGCCCAGAGGCCAACCCTTTGATGAGACAGTTTTTTTGGGCAGTAATAACCATTTTGGTTAAACACTCTGCTGCAAGGTTGAACATGAATGGAGAGTGTGGGTCCCCTTGTCGCACCCCTTTAGCACTCTGGATATAGGGCCCAGTCTCGTCATTAATCTTAACACTCACCGTGCCATTCCTAAGGATTTGCGACACCCACCCACACCATTTTGAGTTAAACCCGCGTTTAGCATGACAATCCAATAAGAAGTCCCAATTCACTTTGTCATAGGCTTTCTCAAAGTCGATCTTAAAGATCACACCCACCTCCTTTTTGATATGAGTATAGTGCAGCACCTCATGTAAGGATAAGATACCATCCACTATATGTCGCCCTTTAATAAAAGCATTCTGCTGAATGCTAAACAGCTTGTTAGCAAACTTCGAGGCCCTGAGATCCATGTATTTCGTGATCAATTTATACAGGCACCGCAGCAAGCAAATAGGCCTATACTGCTGAATTTTGTTTGCATTTGCTGATTTAGGCAGCAACGTAATAATACCATAGTTTAGTCGTTGAACATCTAATTTTCCCTCATAGAACCGTTCAAAGAGGCTGAATAGTTTTGGTCTCACAACTTCCCAGCAGTGCTGGTAGAACTCCACCGGTATATTATCCGATCCAGGAGCTCGATTTGGTTTCATCGCAAATAGTGCTTCTTTAATTTCCTCAAGGGAAAAGGGGTGTGTCAGGTATTCATTATCCTCAGGCATGATATTTTCATCCTGAGACCAAAGGGAGGCATCAATTTTACAAATATTTCCAGGGGCCGGTCCAAATAAGTCTCTATAATACTCAGTAGCATGAGATAATAAATTCTTGGTTCCTTCGACAAACATTGATCCACACTCCAGTGAGATCATAGTATGTTTTCTACGTTGCCCATTAGCCACTTTATGAAAAAAGTCTGTGTTATTATCCCCCTTCAGGAGCCATCTCCCATTAGAAAATTGGTGCCAATGGGTCTCTTCTTCAATGTACATGTTATTAAGCTCAACTAAGATGTCCAACTTCCTAGTATAAGCCTCCCCACAGAGGCCATGGCCCTCCTCAAGCTTTTCTAACTCTTGCAGCTCGAGTCTAATAAGATATTTTCTAATCTTGTTTTGACCAAATATATTAGACCCCCAACCTTTGAAGAACTTCTTAATTCTCTTCAACTTGATATTTAAAATATCAATGGGATCACTTGTATAAACAGGTTGGGACCAGATTTTTGCCACCAGGGGAAGAAAGTCTGGATTGTTTAGCCATGCATTATCAAACTTAAAGCATCTACTCCCAGGGGCTCTAGATGATGCCACACCCCCATCTAACAGCAATGGATTATGATCAGAAATCTCCTTGACCAACTTACGAACAGAGACCAGGGGATAAAGGTCCTCCCAGTCCGAAGACATTAAAACCCTATCCAATTTTTCTAGGGTAGGGTTCTCCTATTTATTCGACCATGTATAGCAGCCTCCTGACATATTGATTTCTCTCAGTCCCAGCAGGTGTATAACCGAATTGAACACATCAGAGAAATGAGACAAGGGGGTTTTCTTGTTTTTTCCCCACTATGACGAAGAATATTAAAATCTCCCCCACTATGTAGGGGATAGCAGTTCTATGGCACATAGAAGACATCTCTGCTATGAACTCAGGTTTGTTTTCATCCTGTGCAGCCCCATAAACCACCAGCAAGGCCCACTTATAGTTCTTACACTTATCGAAAAGGTCAATTTGCAAAATAAATTTCCCATGCTTCACCTCAAGTATATCAAACTTATTTTTATTAATGCCACAAAGGATGCCTCTAGATTCCCCCCTAGAAGGATTCCACTCCCAATAAAACTTCTGGAGTGGATCTAATTTTCTAAAAAAGGAAGGAGTATAGTTACTTTTCATAGTTTCTTGTAACCCAAGGAAATCCACCTCATGGGCACTGATCATGTCAGTGAGGCAGGTAGACATGCCTTTCTTACCCGTCCCCTACAATTCTGAAAAATGCCGATCATTTGTAACGATCAGGTTTATCTCTCACTCTGGTAGGTCTGCCAGGATACATAGCAGCCCTACCCTCCCACTCTTTTTTTTGACTTCTAGTCATGGGTCTAACAGGGTCTCTATGGGGCGAAACGACCACTGTTCGCCTTCTCTGGTTcttcctctctttttttgtttaGATTGGACAAGAATAAAATTTTCCTCCtcatctctatctatttcctcccaAGTTAAAGATAATGGGACACTATTTCCCAGCCCATCATTGATAACTATGTTGGGAGAGGCTCTTTCATTTTTCTTATCAAGAAGTAAATTCCTAGATATTTCTAGTTCACGGATAACATTAACAGTGTCAAAGTTATCATCAGGAATTTGCACTCGCATGAGGGATGCATGCAAAACGATCTTAGTATCAGACAAGATAGAAAACTGATTTTTAGTATTGAGCATGTTTTTACCTTCAGAGTCCCGCTTCTTCCTCTTGTTAGCAGCCCTACCCTCCACTTTTTGTAACCTCTCAAGTTGTCTGCGTGAAGTTAGGTCTTCAGGTATCCCCATATCACGAAGAGGAGACCCCAATGGTGACTCAACAGTGTAAGCACTACAATTCTCCCCTCCCTCAGTCGAGCCTTCTTCAAGGGGAACAGTATGAGGCAGAGAGGGCCAGATCACATAATCTGACAAAGGAGGAAACACAACCCCATGAGAGTGATCATAATGTTGAAGAAACATGGGGGGAGCAGGGATAGGGGTCTGGATGATTTCCCAAGCACCTTTTTTAGCAGGAGATATACCCCCATCCTCACAGCCCATCCCATCATCAATGTTTTCATGTGACATGCTATTCATTGGAGAATCATAGTAAGATATTTTTTCCTTATCAGGCTCCCTAGCCATAGACTCAATGAGCAATTCAGTATGATTCCCCTCATcactctcctcctcttcttcattttCAGTAACCATCATCAACCTCTGTGAGCTTTTGTCATAACTTTGTGACGAATGATTTCCCACCATCGATGCATCAGTTTCCCCTTGCTCCGCAGAGGAAGCGGGATATGAGTCCACCCTAGCTTTTTTAGTGAAAGAAGGGGATGCGCTGCTATCAACAGCAATGGAGGATTGATCTTTTTCCCCTCCAACGGACACCACTTTCTCAACTTCATAGAAGAAATCATAGAACTGCTCTCCTAACATACCTTCAGCAGATGGGGGAATTTTTTTAACCTCTCAGCACCCAAGCAATATTCTGACATATTCAGGCTTATGTAAAGTTGCCTCATCGACTTACAGAGTTATACCAACCAGCCCCCCAGCATATGCAGCATGCTCGGAGCACCTTTTTTCCAATGGGACATTTCTCACACGAACCCAAGCTTTTTCCATAGATCCTTTAGCCCCCACAGATGCAGACCAAGGGGTAATACTAACAATGACAGAGCCATCTTTCAGAGGAAGGCGTTTGCCATAACAACATGCTCTTTCCACCTCACTGGCATTAGGGAAATGCATGACAAATTGGGCAGGACTAATAGAACGAGCAGTACACCGCCATTTTTTCTTGCCAAGTTTACGGGCAAAAATGCAGTTGAATTCATGTTCGATCTCTTTCACAGTAGCCGCCCCCTCTATGATAGTGATAACTACATTGTTCGTTTTTTCAGAGTTATGTTTAGATGCACACAGATCGGGAATATAGAAGAAACCCTGGCCAGGGGACTGAAACCCACACAGTAAAGGAACACACTCCCACGGCCTCAAAGTTTGACAGAGTTGAGCCATATGACCAAGCTTGCCGCATTTCTCACATCGAATAGTAGGGCAGCGAGGAGCAAAATGACCTGGATTGTTGCAGTTGAGGCAGCGTTCCTCGGAACCCTTCGAGGCCGGAGTTGTGGTCGGAGCAGCGGCAGGGGGAGGCGCTGCCTTGGGCGCCGCCATCTTCTGGGACTCCCACTCCTTGGCTCCTCCTCCCATCGCCCGCGCCGCAGCCTCCCACTTGTCGCCAGCCCCTCCTCCAGCAGATCTCGAACTCTTCGGTGCGGCCGCCGACGGATCCGGTCGCTGCCACACCATATGGCAAGTCTGGTTGGACGGTGGTGGTTTGCGCCCACCCCCGAACCCGCCGCAACCAGTGAAGTCGCGCCACCCTCCAAATCTCCCCCACCTTGGTCGCCCGTCGTCATGGGCTGATCGCCGCGGGTCTTCGAGCCCCCCGCAATCTGAGCAAAGGAGCGGTCGTCGCTGCGGACCTTGCTGCGCCACCAACCGAAGAAGTCGCCCGGCGGTGGTGGAGGGGGGGGGAGGAAACCCTAGATCTCTCCCATATGTGCCTGAAGAGGTGGGCGAGATGTGAATCGAATTTGGTCGAAGTGGTGGTAGGTGGGGAATCGGGTGTGATCCCCTCCCCTCGGTGGCCACTAAATATCCCCTCGCCATGGCCGCAACTGGGACCCTCATGGCGGTGAGTCGGCCATGGATCTGATCCGGCAGCTCTCCCAGCGCCAGGTGTCTCGCATCCGGCCGCTGCATGCCGCTCCTTCTCCCCGCAGTGCATGCGGGGTCCCGCATGCAGCGAGGTCGTGCATGGCGGTGCGACTAGGCGGTCAACCCTAGCTAGATGACATGGGAACGAGAGAACCTGACCGATCTCGATGCGCTCTCCCTCGCGCATGTACCGCGCGTCCACTGTCACGCCCCGTCTATCGATCAGAACCATCTAGAGCGCGCCGTGGTGGAGATGGATCTTGCCATCGTCGGCGGTGAGCATGTGTGCCGCGACAAGGTCGGGGACAAACGTGACGTGCCAACGCGTCGCCATCGGACGATCGAGTCGTCTGATGAGGTGAATCAAAATTCAGGTACGATCATTGCTTGCAGCAGCGGTGCCAGTTACATAGTACATGCACGTTCCCTGTTTAACAATCACGGCCGGTCAGCTCTTACATTGGGACGTACAATGCCTCTTTCCCAAGGATGAGGAACACCACGGCGGGAGTGCTGACTCCGATGGCGATCACAACGTACGCAGGCCACCTCGCCGTGGGCGCAACGGTGATGTAGACGGCGGTCATGAGCGAGACGACCATGGCGAGGCAGGCGATGATGGTGAGCCTGTGGCCCCACATGAGCTGGTCGAGCTTGAACTTGACGGGGTCCCGCCACGCCCAGATGAAACAGAAGACGACGACGATGGAGCTGCACATGGCCACAGTGTTGGAGATGACGAAGATCTTGAACGCCGCCTTGTGGCCGTGGAGGGCCGTGCCGTCGGTCTGGCTGTACCCCCCTGGCATGGTGAAGGTGGCGGCAAAGCTGACGGTGGCGATCAGCGTGGCCACCAGCGTGTAGGTCCCGACGCTGAGCTCGTAGTACTCGTCGTGGCCAGCCCTCCGGCTGCGCAGCGACTGGTAAGTGGCGATCGGAGGCAGCTGCTCCTTCTTGCACCTGGAGGCCTCGTGCTTCTTGAGCGTCTTCCACAGGTACATCTCGTAGGTGTCCATCTCCTCCGTGGCGGCGCGCTTCTCGATGAGGCTGCGCGCGGACTGGCCCTCCCGGTTGAGGACGCAGGGGTTGACGCGGCGGTCCTTGAGCAGGAGCAGCGCCGACTGGATGCGCGACAGGGAGGCGGCGAGGTGCAGCGGCGTGTTGCCGGCGCGGTCGACGCGGTTGACGATCTCCTCGGGGCGGACGTGCTTGAGCAGGCGCTTGAGGGCGTCCACCTTGCCGCTGGTGATGGCGACGTGGAAGGCGTTCCGTCCGTTGCTGTCCACCATCTCCGCCACGTCGGGGCACTGCTTGAGCAGCTCCACCATGGCCTCCGTCGAGCCGTAGTAGGCGGCCACGTGCAGCGGCGACTGCAGGTCACGGTTGCGCTTGTAGGCCAGGTCCACCTTCCGGTTGAGCAGCAGCTTCACCACGCGGGCGTTGTTCTTCTGCGCCGCGTAGTGCAGCGCGTTGTTCTCGCTCGAGTCCGTCATCCCGATCTGGTCCGGCGGCGTCGCGTCAAGCAGGATCTCCACCACGCCTGCTTGCATCGCCGCCATTTGTAATCACACGGTGCAGGACATGGCAACGAAAAGAAGGCGACGGGCAGGCCACTTACGTGCGTGGCCGCCGAGGACGGCCTGGTGCAGGGCGGTGCCGCTGACGGAGTCGGAGGGGACGAACTTCTCGTGGACCCAGGGCTGGCTGACGATCTTGGCCACGACGTCGGCGAGGCCCTCCCGTGCGGCGATGTGCAGCGGCGTCTGCTGCTTCACGTTgagcgcgt
The Triticum dicoccoides isolate Atlit2015 ecotype Zavitan chromosome 3A, WEW_v2.0, whole genome shotgun sequence genome window above contains:
- the LOC119269475 gene encoding ankyrin repeat-containing protein At5g02620-like, which encodes MEPALHKAAVQGSVASLKNLVAENPNILGSKTPQQNTALHIAAELGHAGFAEAALGVDDKLLVNKNADGDTPLHLAARAGKVDVADLLIGRARAWPAEHPHHSPAAQNGKAGEPSRSSPGTAQGPLFMANKVGDTPLHEAVKHGRSAVALKLLDAEPGRGHALNVKQQTPLHIAAREGLADVVAKIVSQPWVHEKFVPSDSVSGTALHQAVLGGHARVVEILLDATPPDQIGMTDSSENNALHYAAQKNNARVVKLLLNRKVDLAYKRNRDLQSPLHVAAYYGSTEAMVELLKQCPDVAEMVDSNGRNAFHVAITSGKVDALKRLLKHVRPEEIVNRVDRAGNTPLHLAASLSRIQSALLLLKDRRVNPCVLNREGQSARSLIEKRAATEEMDTYEMYLWKTLKKHEASRCKKEQLPPIATYQSLRSRRAGHDEYYELSVGTYTLVATLIATVSFAATFTMPGGYSQTDGTALHGHKAAFKIFVISNTVAMCSSIVVVFCFIWAWRDPVKFKLDQLMWGHRLTIIACLAMVVSLMTAVYITVAPTARWPAYVVIAIGVSTPAVVFLILGKEALYVPM